ATCCAGCAGGCTCTCGCGGGTCAGCGCCGCATCTTCTTTGGTTCTTCTCATAGCGTATCTTCAACAAAATCCGTAAACTGCCGCATTAACATCCAGTCAAGAATGTATGATAACCCGATATTGCCTGTGAACATCTTTTTAAAACAAGAGTAAATCGCCAACTTTCACTATCACTGGCGACAGCTTGTTTTTATAGTGAAGCTGCGTGCCCGGCATCATACTCAAACTCGCTGCCCGCACTTGAGTGCAGTACCCAATTTCAAAAGGTCCGCGTGCGCAGTCTGTCGTGGCGCGGAGTTTCCCCGACGAGGTTCAAGTGAAGCCCATCAGACATACAACTCACGCTGCCCTGCTCCTCCCCCTCGCACTCATGCTCGCCGCATGTGGCGCCAAAGACAATGCCCCCCCTGCGCCGCCGCCGGCACCGGTCTCGGTCATGAAGGCAACAGCGCAGGATGTACCGGTCTCTTACGAGTTTATCGGCCAGGTCGCCGGCTTCCGCGATGTCGAAGTCCGCGCCCGCGTCGGCGGCATCCTGCAGAAGCGACTGTACACTGAGGGCCGGCTGGTCAAGGCCGGCGAACCACTGTTCCAGATCGACCCGGCGCCGTTCGTGACCGAGGTCGACCAGTCCCGTGCGGCGCTGGCCGTGCAGAAGGCGCAGCTGACCCGTGCCGAGCTCGACTACAAGCGCATTGTGCCGCTGTTCGCCGAAAATGCCGTCAGCCAGAAGGACCGGGACGATGCACTGTCGGCCTACGAGTCGGCCAAGGCCGCGGTCAACCAGGCGCAGGCCAAGCTGTCGCAGGACCAGATCAACCTCGGCTACACCAAAGTCACCGCACCGATCACCGGCATGGCCAGCAAGGAAACGGTCAGCGAAGGCAACCTGATTGTTGCCAACTCGGCCGAAGGCAGCCTGCTGACCACGGTGTCGCAGATCGATCCGATCTATGTGAATTTCTCGATCTCGGACAATGATGCGCTGCGCTACCGCACCCAGATCGCCAACGGCCAGCTCGTCGTGCCACAGGGCGAGAAGTACCAGGTGACGGTCCAGTTGTCCGATGGCAGCAATTACTCGCGCACCGGCTGGATGAACTTCACCGACAACATCATCGACACCACCACCGGCACCATCCGCGCCCGGGCCACGTTCAAGAACCCCGACGGCCATCTGCTGCCCGGCCAGTTCGTCCGCGTTCACCTCGAAGGCGCGCACCTGAAGGACGCCATCGTGATTCCGCAGCGGGCGGTCCTGTCGACCCAGCAGGGCAACATCGTCTTTACCGTGACACCTGATGGCAAGGCGGCACCGCGCCCGGTGGAAAAAGGCCAGGAGATCGGCGACAACGTCGCCATTCTCAAGGGGCTGAAGAGTGGCGACACCGTCATTGTCGACGGCGCGGTCAAGGCCAAGCCCGGCCAGCCGGTGAAGATCCTGCCCGCCAGAACCGACGGCAAGCCCGCGGCACTCCCGCCGGCGACCGGAACGGCCGCCGCACCGGCCGCCGGCAACGAGAAGAAACCGGCCAACTAAGCGGGAGCCTCCATGTTTTCAGCGTTCTTCATCCGGCGGCCCATCTTTGCCAGCGTGATCTCGATCATCATCATGCTGGCCGGGATTGCCGCCATCAAGGCACTGCCGATCGCGCAGTATCCGAATATCGTGCCGCCGCAGGTGTCGGTGACCACCAGCTATCCGGGCGCATCGGCGGAAACCATCGCCAAGTCGGTGGCCGCGCCGCTCGAAACGCAGATCAACGGCGTGGACAACATGCTGTATCTGCAGTCGGCCAGTGCGTCCAACGGCTCGCTGACCATCACCGTCACCTTCGCCATCGGCACCGACCCGGACCAGAACACCATCAACGTGAACAACCGCGTGCAGGCCGCCATGGCGCAACTGCCGCAGGAAGTCACGCGCCAGGGGGTCACGGTGCAGAAGAAGTCGTCGACCATCCTGATGGTGCCGGCGATCTATTCCCCCGAGGACCGCTTCAGCCAGACCTACATCAGCAACTACACGCTGGT
This genomic interval from Microvirgula aerodenitrificans DSM 15089 contains the following:
- a CDS encoding efflux RND transporter periplasmic adaptor subunit translates to MKATAQDVPVSYEFIGQVAGFRDVEVRARVGGILQKRLYTEGRLVKAGEPLFQIDPAPFVTEVDQSRAALAVQKAQLTRAELDYKRIVPLFAENAVSQKDRDDALSAYESAKAAVNQAQAKLSQDQINLGYTKVTAPITGMASKETVSEGNLIVANSAEGSLLTTVSQIDPIYVNFSISDNDALRYRTQIANGQLVVPQGEKYQVTVQLSDGSNYSRTGWMNFTDNIIDTTTGTIRARATFKNPDGHLLPGQFVRVHLEGAHLKDAIVIPQRAVLSTQQGNIVFTVTPDGKAAPRPVEKGQEIGDNVAILKGLKSGDTVIVDGAVKAKPGQPVKILPARTDGKPAALPPATGTAAAPAAGNEKKPAN